One Halalkalicoccus tibetensis genomic region harbors:
- a CDS encoding oxidoreductase → MADNWTADEMQDLSGSTIVVTGANTGLGYEATKEFARKGGHVVMACRSVERGHEAADSIREQLPSASLSVHECDLADLESVRAFAEEFEATYPSLHVLCNNAGVMAIPRTETEQGFETQFGVNHLGHFALTGLLLDRLIGTGGETRVVTQSSAVHESGEIDFEDLHGEDEYDPWGAYAQSKLANLLFAYELDRRLREANLEVTSVACHPGYAATDLQRRGPEMQGSKLRLWAMGAMNALLAQDAEAGALPLLYAATHPEIEGGEYVGPDGFRNMRGAPAVQDSSDASHDREDAARLWELSEELTGVTYPFDRSAGGRAKRLAGEVAGRLSEHG, encoded by the coding sequence ATGGCGGACAACTGGACGGCCGACGAGATGCAGGACCTCTCGGGAAGCACCATCGTCGTCACGGGCGCGAACACCGGGCTGGGCTACGAGGCCACCAAGGAGTTCGCGCGCAAGGGCGGGCACGTCGTGATGGCCTGTCGGAGCGTCGAGCGCGGGCACGAGGCCGCCGACTCGATCCGCGAGCAGCTCCCGAGCGCCTCGCTGTCGGTCCACGAGTGTGACCTGGCCGACCTCGAGTCGGTGCGGGCGTTCGCCGAGGAGTTCGAGGCGACCTACCCGTCGCTGCACGTCCTCTGTAACAACGCGGGCGTGATGGCGATCCCCCGGACCGAGACCGAACAGGGCTTCGAGACCCAGTTCGGCGTCAACCACCTGGGTCATTTCGCGCTGACGGGCCTGCTGCTCGACCGGCTGATCGGGACCGGCGGCGAGACCCGCGTGGTGACCCAGAGCAGCGCGGTCCACGAGAGCGGTGAGATCGACTTCGAGGACCTCCACGGCGAGGACGAGTACGACCCCTGGGGCGCCTACGCCCAGTCGAAGCTCGCGAACCTGCTCTTCGCCTACGAGCTCGACCGGCGGCTCCGGGAGGCGAACCTCGAGGTGACGAGCGTCGCCTGCCACCCGGGCTACGCCGCGACCGACCTCCAACGGCGGGGTCCGGAGATGCAGGGCTCGAAGCTCCGGCTCTGGGCGATGGGAGCGATGAACGCGCTGCTCGCCCAGGACGCCGAGGCCGGCGCGCTCCCACTCCTGTATGCCGCGACCCATCCCGAAATCGAGGGCGGGGAGTACGTCGGCCCCGACGGGTTCAGGAACATGCGCGGCGCGCCGGCGGTCCAGGACTCGAGCGACGCCTCCCACGACCGCGAGGACGCAGCCCGGCTCTGGGAGCTCTCGGAGGAGCTCACCGGCGTCACCTACCCGTTCGACCGCTCGGCGGGCGGACGGGCCAAACGGCTCGCGGGCGAGGTCGCGGGTCGGCTCTCCGAGCACGGATAG
- a CDS encoding CBS domain-containing protein, with translation MTDMFVGRLMSSPVRTVSAETPLSEAAGKMRDTGIGSVVVVSEGNALEGILTATDFVRLSAEGRSAAETAVGEYMSTDVRTTTANTDLREAADTMIEHGFHHLPVVDESEGVVGIVTTTDLTAYLSHVEEPSPE, from the coding sequence ATGACGGACATGTTCGTCGGTCGGCTGATGTCCTCGCCGGTCCGGACCGTTTCGGCCGAGACGCCGCTGAGCGAGGCCGCCGGGAAGATGCGCGACACCGGGATCGGGTCGGTCGTCGTCGTGAGCGAGGGTAACGCCCTCGAGGGGATCCTGACGGCGACGGACTTCGTGCGGCTGAGCGCCGAGGGTCGGTCCGCCGCGGAGACCGCCGTCGGCGAGTACATGAGCACCGACGTGAGGACGACCACCGCGAACACGGACCTCCGCGAGGCCGCCGATACGATGATCGAACACGGCTTCCATCACCTCCCGGTCGTCGACGAGAGTGAGGGCGTCGTCGGGATCGTGACGACCACCGACCTCACCGCCTACCTCTCGCACGTCGAGGAGCCGAGCCCCGAATAG
- a CDS encoding cold-shock protein, with product MAKGEVDFFNDTGGYGFISTEDADEDVFFHMEDVGGPDLEEGTEIEFDIEQAPKGPRATNVTRL from the coding sequence ATGGCGAAAGGCGAAGTCGACTTCTTCAACGACACTGGCGGTTACGGTTTCATCTCGACTGAGGACGCGGACGAGGACGTCTTCTTCCACATGGAAGACGTCGGCGGCCCGGATCTCGAGGAGGGAACTGAGATCGAGTTCGATATCGAGCAGGCCCCCAAGGGCCCCCGAGCGACCAACGTCACCCGCCTCTAA
- a CDS encoding TIGR03885 family FMN-dependent LLM class oxidoreductase translates to MADIGYQASHEQFAPSELLEYVQLADERGFDSVLASDHFHPWSERQGESGFVWSWLGAALQTTSMDYGTVNAPGYRYHPAIVAQAAGTLREMNPERFWLAVGSGQLLNEGIAGTDWPVKEERNARLEECAEVMRRLWDGEEVTHHGQVDVERATLYTRPETAPPLIGAALSEETARWLGTWADGMVTIGTPDFEGMEERIEAFRENAPEKPVYLKVQLSYDDDHESALEGAYDQWRTNCVPGPTTQELRTPEQFDQQGEGVSREQVEQNVRVSADLEEHLEWVRKDLDLGAEKVILHNVNTNQEQFIEDFGESVLAEL, encoded by the coding sequence ATGGCCGACATCGGCTATCAGGCCTCCCACGAGCAGTTCGCGCCGAGCGAACTGCTCGAATACGTCCAGCTGGCCGACGAACGGGGCTTCGACAGCGTGCTCGCTTCCGATCACTTCCACCCCTGGAGCGAGCGCCAGGGCGAGTCGGGGTTCGTCTGGTCGTGGCTGGGCGCGGCCCTCCAGACCACCTCGATGGACTACGGGACGGTCAACGCCCCCGGCTACCGGTATCACCCGGCGATCGTCGCCCAGGCCGCGGGCACGCTGCGGGAGATGAACCCCGAGCGGTTCTGGCTCGCCGTCGGCAGCGGCCAGCTGCTCAACGAGGGGATCGCGGGGACCGACTGGCCGGTCAAGGAGGAGCGAAACGCCCGCCTAGAGGAGTGTGCGGAGGTGATGCGCCGGCTCTGGGACGGCGAGGAGGTCACCCACCACGGGCAGGTCGACGTCGAGCGCGCGACGCTGTACACCCGCCCCGAGACCGCCCCGCCGCTGATCGGGGCCGCGCTCTCCGAGGAAACGGCGCGCTGGCTCGGGACGTGGGCCGACGGGATGGTCACGATCGGCACCCCCGACTTCGAGGGGATGGAGGAGCGCATCGAGGCGTTCCGCGAGAACGCGCCCGAGAAACCCGTCTACCTGAAGGTCCAGCTCTCCTACGACGACGACCACGAGAGCGCCCTCGAGGGGGCTTACGACCAGTGGCGCACCAACTGCGTGCCGGGGCCGACGACCCAGGAGCTTCGTACCCCCGAGCAGTTCGACCAGCAGGGCGAGGGCGTGAGCAGGGAGCAGGTCGAGCAGAACGTCCGCGTTTCGGCCGATCTAGAGGAGCATCTGGAGTGGGTCCGCAAGGATCTGGATCTCGGCGCCGAGAAGGTGATCCTCCACAACGTCAACACCAACCAGGAGCAGTTCATCGAGGACTTCGGGGAAAGCGTACTGGCGGAGCTGTAG
- a CDS encoding IMP cyclohydrolase: MYVGRFLIVGPDCGAYRVSSRSFPNRRIAERDDRLTVGPTEEAEETDNPYVSYNCVRSTGNGAVLGNGSHVDPVAEKIDVGYPARDALASSLLALDYEKDDYDTPRIAGVLDEGGAVVGIVRKDALLVERVTEPTLVATYEKDSPEEIDFAPESAAEAAETAYDHEFEHAVCAAGVVREGDGVSWAIENGQD; encoded by the coding sequence ATGTACGTCGGCCGCTTCCTGATCGTCGGCCCCGACTGCGGGGCCTACCGCGTCTCCTCGCGCTCGTTCCCGAACCGTCGGATCGCGGAGCGCGACGACCGCCTCACCGTCGGCCCGACCGAGGAGGCCGAGGAGACCGACAACCCCTACGTCTCGTACAACTGCGTGCGTTCGACCGGAAACGGTGCGGTGCTCGGAAACGGCTCGCACGTCGATCCGGTAGCCGAGAAGATCGACGTGGGCTATCCCGCTCGGGACGCGCTCGCTTCGAGCCTGCTCGCGCTCGACTACGAGAAGGACGACTACGACACCCCCCGGATCGCGGGCGTGCTGGACGAGGGCGGGGCGGTGGTGGGTATCGTTCGGAAGGACGCGCTGCTGGTCGAGCGCGTCACCGAGCCGACGCTGGTCGCGACCTACGAGAAGGACTCTCCTGAAGAAATCGACTTCGCGCCCGAGAGCGCCGCGGAGGCCGCCGAGACGGCCTACGACCACGAGTTCGAGCACGCGGTCTGTGCGGCCGGGGTCGTTCGCGAGGGCGACGGCGTCTCCTGGGCGATCGAGAACGGACAGGACTGA
- a CDS encoding DUF1684 domain-containing protein: protein MADDPEFDIEDWRAELEEKRDEKDEFLSTHPQSPIPPEKRGGFDGLDYFEPDPQYRLKTTVSIPENPASDPVYMETTAGGEVRYLRTVVLTMDIEREDPDLADTELELAGYEQEGTDGALFVPFRDKTTGQMTYEGGRYMELAAEDDLAEGDSIVVDFNLAYTPFCAYSETFECPLPPEENWLEVAIPAGERLE, encoded by the coding sequence ATGGCCGACGATCCGGAGTTCGACATCGAGGACTGGCGGGCGGAGCTCGAGGAGAAACGCGACGAGAAGGACGAGTTCCTTTCGACCCATCCCCAGTCGCCGATCCCGCCCGAGAAGCGAGGGGGGTTCGACGGACTCGACTACTTCGAGCCTGACCCACAGTACCGCCTCAAGACGACGGTCTCGATCCCCGAGAATCCCGCTTCCGACCCGGTCTACATGGAGACCACCGCCGGAGGGGAGGTCCGCTATCTCCGAACCGTGGTCCTGACGATGGATATCGAACGCGAGGATCCCGACCTTGCGGACACGGAACTCGAACTCGCGGGCTACGAACAGGAAGGCACCGATGGCGCGCTGTTCGTCCCCTTCCGGGACAAGACCACCGGCCAGATGACCTACGAGGGCGGGCGTTACATGGAACTCGCGGCCGAGGACGACCTCGCGGAGGGCGACTCGATCGTGGTCGATTTCAACCTCGCGTACACCCCCTTCTGTGCGTACAGCGAAACTTTCGAGTGTCCGCTCCCGCCCGAGGAAAACTGGCTCGAGGTCGCGATTCCGGCGGGCGAACGGCTCGAATAG
- a CDS encoding metallophosphoesterase family protein produces MRVGLVSDIHANRVALEAVLEDMPAVDRLFCAGDVVGYNPWPADCLETVRERGIPTVMGNHDRAVASDTAFRFNAMAKAGVEHARRELSDEQLEWLAGLPEERTELDGRVKLVHGHPEDPDHYTYPGEFGPDLLEEEELLVLGHTHVQGHAVYEEGIVCNPGSVGQPRDGDPRAAYAVVDLDDRSVEERRVEYDVERVVEAVERAGLPGSIGSRLREGR; encoded by the coding sequence ATGCGCGTCGGCCTCGTCTCAGACATCCACGCGAACCGAGTCGCGCTCGAGGCAGTCCTCGAGGACATGCCCGCGGTCGACCGGCTGTTCTGTGCGGGCGACGTCGTGGGCTACAACCCCTGGCCCGCCGACTGTCTCGAGACGGTCCGCGAGCGGGGGATCCCGACGGTGATGGGCAACCACGACCGCGCGGTCGCCAGCGACACCGCCTTCCGGTTCAACGCGATGGCGAAGGCCGGCGTCGAGCACGCCCGCCGGGAGCTCTCCGATGAGCAGTTGGAGTGGCTCGCCGGGCTTCCCGAGGAGCGCACGGAGCTCGACGGTCGGGTGAAGCTCGTCCACGGCCACCCCGAGGACCCCGACCACTACACCTACCCCGGGGAGTTCGGGCCCGACCTCCTGGAAGAGGAGGAACTGCTGGTGTTGGGCCACACCCACGTCCAGGGTCACGCGGTCTACGAGGAGGGGATCGTCTGCAACCCCGGGAGCGTCGGCCAGCCCCGCGACGGCGATCCGCGCGCCGCGTACGCGGTCGTCGACCTCGACGATCGGTCGGTCGAGGAACGGCGCGTCGAGTACGACGTCGAGCGGGTGGTCGAGGCCGTCGAGAGGGCGGGACTGCCCGGGTCGATCGGGAGCCGGCTGCGAGAGGGCCGCTAG
- a CDS encoding aspartate kinase, giving the protein MRVVAKFGGTSLGSGDRINRAADSIAGAVEQGHEIAVVASAMGSTTDDLLDDITFETDEADRAEIVSMGERTSVRMLKAALASRGVEAIFVEPGKDEWPIVTDEYGEVDVKETRRRAKELAAELDGVVPVITGFLAETHDGSVTTLGRGGSDTTAVMLGKYMQADEVVIVTDVEGVMTGDPSVVEGARNVGEISVDELRNLSFRGAEVVAPSALSYKDGRMGVRVVHYQHGDLLTGGTSIEGQFENLVDMREEPLACVTIAGRAIRNRPGILSDLSTPLAEQGINLDAVASGMDSVTFYVDTGEAEETEAILHESVIEDESLSSVTLEGDFAVIRVTGGELPNQSGIIQDVITPVAEQGIAVHDVITSATSVAVFVPWADRERTLETIQEAF; this is encoded by the coding sequence ATGCGCGTCGTAGCGAAGTTCGGCGGGACGAGCCTGGGCAGCGGCGATCGGATCAACCGCGCGGCCGACTCGATCGCGGGCGCGGTCGAGCAGGGCCACGAGATCGCGGTCGTCGCCAGCGCGATGGGCTCGACGACCGACGACCTGCTCGACGACATCACCTTCGAGACCGACGAGGCCGACCGCGCGGAGATCGTCAGCATGGGCGAGCGCACCTCCGTCCGGATGCTGAAGGCCGCGCTTGCCTCCCGCGGGGTCGAGGCGATCTTCGTCGAACCGGGCAAGGACGAGTGGCCGATCGTCACCGACGAGTACGGCGAGGTCGACGTCAAGGAGACCCGGCGGCGCGCGAAGGAGCTCGCCGCGGAGCTCGACGGGGTCGTCCCCGTCATCACCGGCTTCCTCGCCGAAACCCACGACGGCAGCGTCACCACCCTGGGGCGCGGGGGTAGCGACACCACCGCCGTCATGCTTGGTAAGTACATGCAGGCCGACGAGGTCGTGATCGTTACCGACGTCGAGGGCGTGATGACCGGCGACCCCTCCGTCGTCGAGGGCGCGCGCAACGTCGGCGAGATCAGCGTCGACGAGCTTCGCAACCTCTCGTTCCGCGGTGCGGAGGTCGTCGCTCCCTCGGCGCTCTCGTATAAGGACGGCCGGATGGGCGTCCGGGTCGTCCACTACCAGCACGGCGATCTTCTCACTGGGGGAACGAGCATCGAGGGCCAGTTCGAGAACCTCGTCGACATGCGCGAGGAGCCGCTGGCCTGCGTGACGATCGCCGGGCGCGCAATCAGAAATCGTCCTGGAATCCTCTCGGACCTCTCGACGCCGCTGGCCGAGCAGGGGATCAACCTCGACGCGGTCGCCAGCGGGATGGACTCGGTCACCTTCTACGTCGATACGGGGGAGGCCGAGGAGACCGAGGCGATCCTCCACGAATCGGTGATCGAGGACGAGTCGCTTTCGAGCGTCACCCTCGAGGGCGACTTCGCGGTCATCCGCGTCACGGGCGGGGAGCTGCCCAACCAGTCGGGGATCATCCAGGACGTGATCACGCCGGTCGCCGAACAGGGGATCGCCGTCCACGACGTGATCACCAGCGCGACCAGCGTCGCCGTCTTCGTCCCCTGGGCCGACCGCGAACGCACCCTCGAGACGATCCAGGAGGCCTTCTAG